In Amycolatopsis jiangsuensis, the following proteins share a genomic window:
- a CDS encoding NAD-dependent protein deacetylase: MRTRPTLTWSAPGEALPRAGSLADVAEVLSRRRVLVLTGAGISTESGIPDYRGESGSLRRHTPMTYDEFTGSADGRRRYWARSHLGWRTIARASPNSGHHAVAALRAAGRVSAVITQNVDGLHRAAGTPGVVELHGNLDRVVCLGCRRTSGREELDARLRAANPDFGGTATRINPDGDVELAEDVVRAFTTVECLGCGGVLKPDVVFFGENVPRPRVQRCYRLVDEAAALLVLGSSLTVMSGLRFVRHAAKSGTPVLIVNRGRTRGDEYAGVRVDRPLGAALGELLALLAENPLPTTAAGS, encoded by the coding sequence GTGCGTACCCGACCGACGCTGACCTGGTCCGCCCCGGGTGAGGCGCTACCGCGCGCGGGCAGCCTCGCCGATGTGGCCGAGGTCCTTTCCCGCAGGCGGGTCCTGGTGCTCACCGGTGCCGGGATCTCCACCGAGTCCGGCATTCCGGACTACCGCGGCGAGTCGGGCAGCCTGCGCCGGCACACGCCGATGACCTACGACGAGTTCACCGGCAGCGCGGACGGACGCCGCCGGTACTGGGCCCGCAGCCACCTCGGCTGGCGGACCATCGCCAGGGCCTCCCCCAATTCGGGGCACCACGCGGTCGCCGCGTTGCGCGCCGCCGGCCGCGTCTCGGCAGTGATCACACAGAACGTCGACGGCCTGCACCGGGCCGCCGGCACCCCGGGTGTGGTGGAACTGCACGGCAACCTCGACCGCGTGGTCTGTCTCGGCTGCCGGCGGACCAGCGGCCGCGAGGAACTCGACGCCCGCCTGCGCGCGGCCAACCCGGATTTCGGCGGCACGGCCACGCGGATCAACCCCGACGGTGACGTCGAGCTGGCCGAAGACGTCGTCCGCGCGTTCACCACCGTCGAGTGCCTGGGCTGTGGTGGCGTGCTGAAACCCGACGTCGTGTTCTTCGGCGAGAATGTGCCGCGTCCCCGGGTGCAGCGGTGCTACCGGCTCGTCGACGAGGCCGCCGCGCTGCTCGTGCTGGGCTCTTCGCTGACGGTCATGTCCGGCCTGCGCTTCGTCCGGCACGCGGCGAAGTCGGGCACCCCGGTCCTGATCGTCAACCGGGGCCGAACCCGCGGCGACGAGTACGCGGGAGTGCGGGTCGACCGGCCGCTGGGCGCCGCTCTCGGTGAACTGCTCGCGTTGCTGGCGGAAAACCCGTTGCCCACCACCGCGGCCGGGTCCTAG
- a CDS encoding nucleotidyltransferase domain-containing protein — MPDNSRETFAEYVAELLAALPGVRAVALGGSRASGTHRPDSDWDFALYYRGAFDPGQLRALNLPGEVSELGEWGGGVFNGGAWLTVRDQPVDVHYRDLDSVEHELAEARAGRFRWEPLAFHLAGIPSYLVVGELAGNRVLRGQLPRPQYPEPLRKSAPEFWRAAMDRTLGYTKPAYVAHGRVTETAASLGVAALQAAHTVLAARGEWVTNEKTLLDRAGLRDLDDIVAGLAHDLPGAFATAAARLRAAVDSPQET, encoded by the coding sequence ATGCCGGACAACTCCAGGGAAACTTTCGCCGAGTACGTCGCCGAGCTGCTGGCCGCGCTGCCCGGTGTGCGCGCGGTGGCACTCGGTGGTTCGCGGGCGAGCGGAACGCACCGCCCGGACAGCGACTGGGACTTCGCGCTCTATTACCGGGGCGCATTCGACCCCGGACAGCTGCGTGCGCTGAACCTGCCGGGTGAGGTGTCGGAACTCGGCGAATGGGGCGGCGGCGTGTTCAACGGCGGTGCCTGGCTCACCGTGCGGGACCAGCCGGTGGACGTGCACTACCGCGATCTCGATTCGGTCGAGCACGAGCTCGCCGAAGCCCGCGCGGGCCGGTTCCGCTGGGAACCGCTGGCGTTCCACCTCGCCGGGATCCCGAGCTATCTGGTGGTGGGGGAGCTGGCGGGCAACCGGGTGCTGCGCGGGCAGCTGCCGCGTCCGCAGTATCCGGAACCATTGCGCAAGAGCGCACCCGAGTTCTGGCGTGCCGCGATGGATCGCACACTCGGCTACACGAAACCGGCTTACGTCGCCCACGGGCGGGTCACCGAGACCGCAGCGTCGCTGGGTGTCGCGGCGTTGCAGGCCGCGCACACGGTGCTGGCCGCTCGCGGGGAATGGGTGACCAACGAGAAGACCTTGCTCGACCGTGCGGGGCTGCGCGATCTGGACGACATCGTGGCCGGGCTCGCGCACGACCTGCCGGGCGCGTTCGCCACCGCCGCCGCCCGGCTGCGCGCGGCCGTCGACAGTCCACAAGAGACCTAA
- a CDS encoding MFS transporter — MTVPADARTRHVRWVAPLCWAAVALEGFDLVVLGVVLPSLLKEPAWGLDPNSASLISVVGLLGVAAGALSVGPVSDLFGRRGAMLVTVSGFSLCTLLCAFADGPWLFGVLRFLAGLGLGGVLPIALALSTEYARTGRGGSATTVLMTGYHAGAVLTALLGIFVLERFGWPWMFVLGAAPALVLVPLMVKFLPESAAFLRIRGASATRAVRPRNPAAVLFRHGYARATIAFWMTSFMGLLLVYGLNTWLPEIMRAAGYELGTALALLLVLNVGAVLGLLIGGRVADRIGQRRAAVVWFSAAAVSLALLSIKLPGLSIYAGVLLAGVFTFSAQVLVYAHAAQVYPAAARATGLGAASGIGRFGGISGPMVTGVLLTAGLAYPWGFYLFAVVAAIGAVAIAAVDRGPAPDAPVATPLRDERRVSG, encoded by the coding sequence ATGACCGTCCCCGCCGATGCCCGCACTCGGCACGTGCGCTGGGTCGCGCCGCTCTGCTGGGCCGCGGTGGCCCTGGAAGGGTTCGACCTGGTGGTGCTCGGCGTGGTGCTGCCGTCGTTGCTGAAAGAACCCGCCTGGGGCCTGGATCCCAACTCCGCCTCGCTGATCTCCGTGGTCGGGTTGCTCGGCGTCGCGGCAGGGGCACTGTCGGTCGGGCCGGTCAGCGACCTGTTCGGCCGGCGCGGGGCGATGCTGGTGACGGTCAGCGGGTTCTCGCTGTGCACGCTGCTGTGCGCGTTCGCGGACGGGCCGTGGCTGTTCGGGGTCCTGCGGTTCCTCGCCGGCCTCGGTCTCGGTGGCGTGCTGCCCATCGCGCTCGCGTTGAGCACCGAATACGCCCGGACAGGCCGCGGCGGCAGCGCGACCACCGTGCTGATGACCGGCTATCACGCCGGGGCGGTCCTCACCGCGCTGTTGGGCATTTTCGTGCTCGAGCGGTTCGGCTGGCCGTGGATGTTCGTGCTGGGGGCCGCACCCGCGCTGGTGCTGGTCCCGCTGATGGTGAAGTTCCTGCCCGAATCGGCCGCTTTCCTGCGCATCCGGGGCGCTTCGGCCACCCGCGCGGTGCGGCCCCGCAACCCGGCGGCCGTCCTGTTCCGGCACGGCTACGCACGGGCCACGATCGCGTTCTGGATGACCTCGTTCATGGGCCTGCTGCTCGTCTACGGGCTGAACACCTGGTTGCCGGAGATCATGCGTGCCGCGGGCTACGAGCTGGGTACGGCGCTCGCGCTGCTGCTGGTGCTCAACGTCGGCGCGGTGCTCGGCCTGCTGATCGGCGGGCGCGTGGCCGACCGGATCGGCCAGCGGCGTGCCGCGGTCGTGTGGTTCTCCGCGGCCGCGGTGTCCCTGGCGTTGCTGAGCATCAAACTGCCGGGGTTGAGCATCTACGCCGGAGTGCTGCTGGCGGGCGTGTTCACGTTCAGTGCGCAGGTGCTCGTCTACGCGCATGCGGCCCAGGTGTACCCGGCCGCGGCGCGCGCCACCGGACTGGGTGCGGCGAGCGGGATCGGCCGGTTCGGCGGAATCTCCGGCCCGATGGTGACCGGCGTCCTGCTCACCGCCGGACTGGCCTATCCCTGGGGCTTCTACTTGTTCGCCGTGGTGGCGGCCATCGGCGCGGTCGCGATCGCGGCGGTGGACCGGGGTCCGGCGCCGGACGCGCCGGTGGCCACCCCGCTGCGGGACGAACGCCGGGTGTCCGGCTGA
- a CDS encoding heavy metal translocating P-type ATPase, whose protein sequence is MAPVEPRNLPVLSDAAGRVRFHVPPVLGAVSLAVAVEDAVDQVTGVRQVHAYPRTASVVVWYDRKRCDRDELIAAIRTAVARPAVPATRSPRSADVRNADLVRMVVGGLALVALGVRRYGLRRAPMLGTAGRTAATGVTIFTGYPFLRGALRSLGGGRGAGTDALVSAATVASLVLRENVVALTVLWLLNIGEYLQDLTLRRSRRAVSELLTGTRTRIWVRTGAVESEVDIADLVVGDEVVLHEHVVLPVDGVVAEGAGIVDQSAVTGEQLPVSVAAGTALHAGSVLLRGRLVVRATAVGADTAIGRIIRRVEQAQEDRAPIQTVAEVFSRRFVPASFALAGLTLLATRDVRRAMTMLLVACPCAVGLATPTAISAAIGNGARRGILVKGGAHLEAAGRVDAMVFDKTGTLTLGRPVVTNVISFAEDWTPERVLAHAASSEIHSRHPLAQAVIRSTEERRIRIPPHEECEVLLGQGMRVASDGRVLLIGSAELLRGEGVELPDEAGRWVAKLREAAETPLLLAVDGRLTGLVSLRDTVRPEAREVLEALRADGVRRIVLLTGDHPGTAAAVAAELGVTEFQAQVLPEDKQDVVRRLRDEGHVVAVVGDGTNDAPALALADIGIAMGVRGTDVAVETAEVALAGDDLRALLALRDLSRRSVTLIRQNYGLSIAVNALGLVVSAAGALSPVVAAVLHNASSVAVVGNSSRLIRHRLPAGVTPR, encoded by the coding sequence GTGGCCCCGGTCGAACCGCGGAACCTGCCGGTCCTGTCCGACGCGGCGGGGCGCGTGCGTTTTCACGTCCCGCCGGTGCTGGGCGCGGTATCCCTCGCGGTCGCGGTGGAGGACGCCGTGGACCAGGTGACCGGCGTCCGCCAGGTGCACGCGTATCCGCGGACCGCGAGTGTGGTGGTGTGGTACGACCGGAAACGCTGTGACCGGGACGAGCTGATCGCGGCCATTCGCACCGCGGTCGCGCGGCCGGCCGTCCCCGCCACCCGCTCGCCGCGGTCGGCGGACGTGCGCAACGCCGATCTCGTCCGCATGGTCGTGGGCGGGCTCGCGCTCGTGGCGCTCGGTGTTCGCCGGTACGGCCTGCGCCGGGCGCCGATGCTCGGTACGGCGGGCCGGACGGCGGCCACGGGCGTCACGATTTTCACCGGCTATCCCTTCCTGCGCGGCGCCCTTCGCTCCCTCGGCGGCGGCCGCGGGGCGGGCACCGATGCCCTCGTGTCCGCGGCGACCGTGGCGAGCCTGGTGCTGCGCGAGAACGTCGTGGCGCTCACCGTGCTGTGGTTGCTGAACATCGGCGAGTACCTGCAGGACCTCACACTCCGCCGGAGCCGGCGCGCGGTGTCCGAGCTCCTGACCGGCACCCGGACCCGGATCTGGGTGCGCACCGGCGCTGTGGAGTCCGAAGTGGACATCGCCGACCTGGTGGTGGGCGACGAGGTCGTCCTGCACGAACACGTGGTGCTCCCGGTCGACGGGGTCGTCGCAGAGGGGGCGGGGATCGTCGACCAGTCCGCGGTCACCGGAGAGCAGCTGCCGGTCAGCGTGGCCGCCGGGACCGCACTGCACGCCGGTTCGGTGCTGCTGCGGGGACGGCTCGTGGTGCGCGCGACCGCGGTCGGCGCGGACACCGCGATCGGCCGGATCATCCGGAGGGTCGAGCAGGCCCAGGAGGATCGCGCGCCCATCCAGACCGTGGCCGAGGTCTTCTCGCGGCGGTTCGTGCCGGCGTCGTTCGCGCTGGCCGGGTTGACCCTGCTGGCCACGCGGGACGTGCGGCGGGCGATGACGATGCTGCTCGTGGCGTGCCCGTGCGCGGTCGGCCTGGCCACGCCGACCGCGATCAGCGCGGCGATCGGCAACGGCGCGCGCCGCGGCATCCTGGTCAAGGGAGGCGCGCACCTGGAGGCAGCAGGTCGGGTCGACGCGATGGTGTTCGACAAGACCGGCACGCTCACCCTCGGCCGTCCGGTGGTCACGAACGTGATCTCGTTCGCCGAGGACTGGACGCCGGAGCGCGTGCTGGCCCACGCCGCCAGCTCGGAGATCCATTCGAGGCATCCGCTGGCGCAGGCGGTGATCCGGTCCACCGAGGAGCGGCGGATCCGGATCCCGCCACACGAGGAATGCGAAGTCCTGCTGGGACAAGGAATGCGCGTGGCCAGTGACGGCAGGGTGCTCCTCATCGGCAGCGCCGAACTCCTGCGAGGCGAAGGCGTGGAGCTGCCGGACGAGGCCGGCCGCTGGGTCGCGAAACTGCGTGAAGCCGCGGAAACCCCGCTGCTGCTGGCGGTCGACGGCCGGCTCACCGGCTTGGTCTCGTTGCGGGACACCGTGCGGCCGGAGGCGCGCGAGGTGCTCGAGGCGTTGCGCGCGGACGGCGTGCGCCGCATCGTGCTGCTCACCGGCGACCACCCCGGCACCGCCGCGGCGGTGGCCGCGGAACTGGGCGTGACCGAGTTCCAGGCGCAGGTGCTGCCCGAGGACAAACAGGACGTGGTGCGGCGCCTGCGGGACGAGGGACACGTCGTCGCTGTGGTCGGCGACGGGACGAACGACGCTCCTGCGCTGGCGTTGGCCGACATCGGCATCGCGATGGGCGTGCGCGGTACGGACGTGGCCGTGGAGACGGCCGAGGTCGCTTTGGCCGGTGACGATCTGCGGGCTCTGCTCGCGCTGCGCGACCTGAGCCGGCGCAGCGTGACGTTGATCCGGCAGAACTACGGCCTGTCCATCGCGGTGAACGCGCTCGGTCTCGTCGTGTCGGCCGCGGGCGCGCTGTCCCCGGTGGTGGCGGCGGTGCTGCACAACGCGTCGTCGGTGGCGGTGGTCGGCAACAGTTCCCGGTTGATCCGGCATCGGTTGCCGGCCGGCGTCACACCGCGGTGA
- a CDS encoding LLM class flavin-dependent oxidoreductase yields the protein MFVGLGLPIADPAALLTWARRADGGPFRTLGLLDRLVYDNPEPLTALAVLAGATSRIRLQTEVLLAPLRGTALLAKQVATLDRMSSGRLVLSLGVGGREDDHHVAGTPLRERGRSLDRQLETMRRVWTGAPYSDEAGPIGPAPARPGGPELLFGGFRPAALDRVARWGDGFLAAAPPSWAGGLFDTVRRAWHDHGREGEPRLLAQVNVALGPPQLRAYGDLGADEVMLYCYGTDPDQVHRLAELC from the coding sequence ATGTTCGTCGGCCTCGGCCTGCCCATTGCCGACCCCGCCGCCCTGCTCACCTGGGCGCGACGGGCGGACGGCGGCCCCTTCCGCACGCTCGGGCTGCTTGACCGGCTCGTCTACGACAACCCCGAGCCACTCACCGCACTCGCCGTACTGGCCGGCGCGACCAGCCGGATCCGGCTGCAGACCGAAGTGCTGCTCGCGCCACTGCGCGGAACGGCGCTGCTGGCCAAGCAGGTGGCCACGCTCGACCGGATGAGCAGCGGACGGCTCGTGCTCAGCCTTGGAGTCGGGGGCCGCGAGGACGACCACCACGTCGCCGGCACGCCGCTGCGCGAGCGCGGCCGGTCTCTCGACCGGCAGCTGGAGACCATGCGCCGCGTGTGGACTGGCGCACCGTACAGCGACGAAGCAGGTCCGATCGGCCCCGCACCGGCCCGGCCGGGAGGGCCCGAGCTGCTGTTCGGCGGGTTCCGGCCGGCCGCGCTCGATCGGGTCGCCCGCTGGGGAGACGGGTTTCTCGCGGCGGCCCCTCCATCGTGGGCCGGCGGCCTGTTCGACACTGTCCGCCGCGCCTGGCACGACCACGGCCGGGAAGGCGAGCCCCGGCTCCTGGCTCAGGTCAACGTCGCCCTCGGGCCGCCGCAGCTGCGCGCGTACGGCGACCTCGGCGCGGACGAAGTGATGCTCTACTGCTACGGCACGGACCCCGATCAGGTCCACCGGCTCGCCGAGCTCTGCTGA
- a CDS encoding glycoside hydrolase family 2 protein, with protein sequence MQLTAAPQAYLSDVHAQQVAVLTADRAVLVHCTVDSAKQLNGRVRVTATLSQDGTPFATSSIDRTGLRKGETTVTVPLRGLDGVRLWEVDDPALCEIVVTLSVGGRKVHTHPVRTGLREAQFTPDGFLLNGRPLKLFGLNRHQWYPFAGGAMPDRVQRRDAQILKEELNCTMVRCSHYPQASAFLDACDELGILVWEELPGWDHVGDTAWQGLAVRDVHDMIVRDRNHPSIIVWGTRVNETLGQYALYGKTDQLAARLDPTRPCTGAVAGQRGYESALYPVQAAGGVFSFNDYSRPRPPGTPPTLRPPRRGVPYLVSEAVGTLVGAPSFRRTDSPAVQRQQGLLHAWVHEHAAADPRYCGLIAWCGFDYPSGWFHSHRGVKYPGVVDFFRIPKLGAGFYRAQRDPARGAVIEPAFHWDFGPGSPHSGPGRDAIVWSNCDTLVVTVAGRRPVTVRPEHAAFGHLAHPPFRVDLRVDGHGLPELTIEGRVGGHTVLRRRFSADPAFDTLAVSADDAEIVADGQDATRVTLRSVDRYGAPRPHAHGTLAVAVDGPGVLVGEPYLDFGALGGAAAVWIRSLRNAPGTITVTATHPFLDTGTATITAV encoded by the coding sequence GTGCAGCTGACCGCGGCTCCGCAGGCGTACCTGTCCGACGTGCACGCCCAGCAGGTCGCCGTGCTCACCGCGGATCGCGCGGTGCTGGTGCACTGCACGGTCGATTCGGCGAAGCAGCTCAACGGACGTGTGCGGGTCACCGCCACCCTCAGCCAGGACGGCACACCGTTCGCGACGTCCTCCATCGACCGCACCGGGCTGCGGAAAGGTGAAACCACCGTCACCGTGCCACTGCGGGGCCTCGACGGGGTGCGGCTGTGGGAGGTGGACGACCCGGCGTTGTGCGAAATCGTCGTGACACTCTCCGTCGGCGGACGGAAAGTGCACACTCATCCGGTGCGCACCGGATTGCGGGAAGCGCAGTTCACCCCGGACGGTTTCCTGCTGAACGGCAGGCCGCTCAAGCTGTTCGGGCTCAACCGGCACCAGTGGTATCCCTTCGCCGGCGGCGCGATGCCCGACCGCGTGCAGCGCCGCGACGCGCAGATCCTCAAGGAAGAGCTGAACTGCACGATGGTGCGCTGCTCGCACTACCCGCAGGCGAGCGCGTTCCTCGACGCCTGCGACGAACTCGGCATCCTGGTGTGGGAGGAGCTTCCCGGCTGGGACCACGTGGGCGACACCGCGTGGCAGGGGCTGGCGGTGCGCGACGTGCACGACATGATCGTGCGGGACCGCAACCACCCGTCGATCATCGTGTGGGGCACCCGCGTGAACGAGACGCTGGGCCAGTACGCGCTGTACGGCAAGACCGACCAGCTGGCCGCGCGGCTCGACCCGACGCGACCCTGCACCGGCGCCGTCGCCGGGCAGCGCGGCTACGAATCCGCGCTGTACCCGGTGCAAGCGGCCGGCGGCGTGTTTTCGTTCAACGACTACAGCCGGCCGCGTCCACCGGGCACGCCACCGACGTTGCGCCCGCCGCGCCGAGGCGTGCCCTACCTGGTCAGCGAAGCTGTCGGCACGCTGGTCGGCGCACCGTCCTTCCGCCGCACCGACTCCCCCGCGGTCCAGCGGCAGCAAGGATTGCTCCACGCCTGGGTGCATGAGCACGCCGCCGCGGACCCGCGGTACTGCGGCCTCATCGCGTGGTGCGGTTTCGACTACCCGTCCGGCTGGTTCCACTCCCACCGCGGCGTGAAGTACCCCGGTGTGGTGGACTTCTTCCGGATTCCGAAGCTGGGTGCGGGGTTCTACCGGGCGCAGCGCGATCCGGCCCGCGGCGCGGTGATCGAACCGGCGTTCCACTGGGATTTCGGCCCCGGCTCGCCCCACAGCGGACCGGGCCGCGACGCGATCGTCTGGTCCAATTGCGACACCCTGGTGGTGACCGTCGCAGGCCGGCGGCCGGTCACCGTGCGCCCGGAGCACGCGGCATTCGGGCACCTCGCCCATCCGCCGTTCCGGGTGGACCTGCGGGTGGACGGGCACGGCCTGCCCGAGCTGACGATCGAGGGACGGGTCGGCGGGCACACCGTGCTCCGCCGCCGGTTCAGCGCGGACCCGGCTTTCGACACGCTCGCGGTGAGCGCGGACGACGCGGAGATCGTCGCGGACGGCCAGGACGCCACCCGGGTGACGCTGCGTTCGGTCGACCGCTACGGCGCGCCCCGGCCGCACGCACACGGGACGCTGGCCGTCGCAGTGGACGGGCCCGGTGTGCTCGTCGGCGAGCCTTACCTGGACTTCGGCGCGCTGGGCGGCGCGGCGGCGGTGTGGATCCGGTCCCTGCGAAACGCTCCCGGCACGATCACCGTGACCGCCACGCATCCGTTCCTGGACACCGGAACCGCCACGATCACCGCGGTGTGA
- a CDS encoding CHAP domain-containing protein: protein MRRLTRALTAAVAATAFAVTGAATASATPQAHPGSMAAEFGTAAPSSSVRLIGDTYPSKWRDIPQDSVVDDWNMYNRECVSWAAFNIAEHGESANNYGDAKYWDDNAGQNGYQVDSNPTPGSIAQTDAGTYGHVAIVDSVHGDTATVEDYNWAGDGHYLVHDIPVGDFRYIHFYA from the coding sequence ATGCGCCGTCTCACCAGAGCCCTCACCGCGGCCGTCGCGGCAACCGCGTTCGCGGTCACCGGCGCCGCGACCGCGTCCGCCACCCCGCAGGCCCACCCGGGGTCGATGGCCGCGGAGTTCGGAACCGCCGCGCCCAGCTCCTCGGTACGCCTCATCGGCGACACCTACCCGTCGAAGTGGCGGGACATCCCGCAGGACTCGGTCGTCGACGACTGGAACATGTACAACCGCGAATGCGTCTCGTGGGCCGCGTTCAACATCGCCGAGCACGGCGAGAGCGCCAACAACTACGGCGACGCGAAGTACTGGGACGACAACGCGGGCCAGAACGGGTACCAGGTGGACAGCAACCCGACCCCGGGTTCGATCGCGCAGACCGACGCCGGCACCTACGGCCACGTCGCCATCGTGGACAGCGTGCACGGCGACACCGCGACGGTCGAGGACTACAACTGGGCCGGCGACGGGCACTACCTCGTCCACGACATCCCCGTCGGCGACTTCCGCTACATCCACTTCTACGCATGA
- a CDS encoding glycosyl hydrolase 2 galactose-binding domain-containing protein — protein MFGSRAAHPRRRFLLGAGAVLAGSGAVSAAVQHSAAPVARAEFGPGWLFGPFAPGCTDPDFDERELSPVSVPHCVVPLSWQDWHPGDWQRVWVYRQHFLAPPRLRANRAFLRFDGVLSAATVYLNGRRIARRSGGYLPLRCEVTGLLTDRDNVLAVVVDGRWQQDTPPDLPEYPSPPQSTSTSPPGSTAGCS, from the coding sequence ATGTTCGGCTCTCGTGCGGCGCACCCACGGCGCCGTTTCCTGCTCGGTGCCGGAGCGGTGCTCGCCGGTTCCGGCGCGGTGTCGGCCGCAGTGCAGCACTCCGCTGCCCCGGTGGCCCGCGCCGAGTTCGGTCCCGGCTGGCTGTTCGGGCCGTTCGCGCCCGGATGCACCGATCCGGACTTCGACGAGCGCGAGCTGTCGCCGGTGTCCGTGCCGCACTGCGTGGTTCCGCTGTCCTGGCAGGACTGGCACCCGGGTGACTGGCAGCGGGTCTGGGTGTACCGGCAGCATTTCCTCGCGCCCCCGCGACTGCGCGCCAACCGCGCGTTCCTGCGGTTCGACGGGGTGCTCAGCGCCGCCACCGTGTACCTCAACGGCCGCCGGATCGCCCGGCGCAGCGGTGGGTACCTGCCGCTGCGCTGCGAGGTCACCGGACTGCTGACGGACCGGGACAACGTGCTCGCGGTGGTCGTGGACGGCCGCTGGCAGCAGGACACCCCGCCCGACCTTCCGGAGTATCCGAGCCCACCGCAATCGACTTCTACCAGCCCGCCGGGATCTACCGCGGGGTGCAGCTGA
- a CDS encoding extracellular solute-binding protein, which produces MREQRAGRAHRSGRLPALAAALLVLAASACGTEPDVTIDVLMVDNPQMVELQQLTASEFTAKTGIKVHFTLLSENELRDEVDREFTAQAGKYDVASVSNFEAPIFADRHLLKPLTPYARDDDQFDEDDLIEPIADSLRGSDGQLYAAPFYGESSMLMYRTDVLGNLGIRLPATPTWQQVADAASAVEHSGTGMHGICLRGLPGWGEMIAPLTTVVNTFGGTWFDDKWGVGTGSPEFRQAVKFYLDTLRKSGEDDPTHTGYQECLKAVEDGKVAMWYDATAGAAQLEAASSAVRSKMGYLSAPVVKTSTSGWLYTWAWGLEQSSDHPDEAWKFMSWASSRDYERLAGRMVGWSKAPAGKRYSTYDDAEYLSEAGAFAMPTYLSITSVDPRKAGVQPRPATGIQFVGVPEFRELGTKASETLASVIDGSTSLDDALAEIHAMAEKVAVQYRK; this is translated from the coding sequence GTGCGGGAACAGCGGGCGGGCAGAGCGCACCGGTCCGGGCGGCTGCCGGCGCTGGCGGCGGCGTTGCTGGTCCTGGCGGCTTCGGCGTGCGGCACCGAACCGGACGTCACGATCGACGTCCTCATGGTGGACAACCCGCAGATGGTGGAGCTGCAGCAGCTCACCGCGAGTGAGTTCACCGCGAAGACCGGCATCAAGGTGCACTTCACCCTGCTGTCGGAGAACGAACTGCGGGACGAGGTCGACCGCGAGTTCACCGCGCAGGCCGGCAAGTACGACGTCGCGTCCGTGAGCAACTTCGAGGCGCCGATCTTCGCCGACCGGCACCTGCTGAAACCGCTGACCCCGTACGCACGGGACGACGACCAGTTCGACGAGGACGACCTCATCGAGCCGATCGCCGATTCCCTGCGCGGCTCCGACGGGCAGTTGTACGCGGCTCCGTTCTACGGCGAGTCGTCGATGCTGATGTACCGGACCGACGTGCTCGGCAACCTCGGCATCCGGCTGCCGGCCACCCCCACCTGGCAGCAGGTCGCCGACGCCGCGTCCGCGGTGGAGCACTCGGGCACCGGGATGCACGGGATCTGCCTGCGCGGGCTGCCCGGCTGGGGCGAGATGATCGCGCCGCTGACCACCGTGGTGAACACCTTCGGCGGCACCTGGTTCGACGACAAGTGGGGCGTCGGCACCGGCTCGCCCGAGTTCCGGCAGGCCGTCAAGTTCTACCTGGACACCCTGCGCAAGAGCGGCGAAGACGACCCCACGCACACCGGCTACCAGGAATGCCTGAAAGCGGTGGAGGACGGCAAAGTCGCGATGTGGTACGACGCGACCGCGGGTGCCGCGCAGCTCGAAGCCGCCTCGAGCGCGGTGCGCAGCAAGATGGGCTACCTGTCCGCGCCCGTGGTCAAGACCTCCACCTCGGGCTGGCTCTACACCTGGGCCTGGGGGCTGGAGCAGAGCAGCGACCATCCGGACGAGGCGTGGAAGTTCATGTCCTGGGCCTCGAGCCGGGACTACGAGCGGCTGGCCGGGCGCATGGTCGGCTGGTCGAAGGCCCCGGCCGGCAAGCGGTACTCGACCTACGACGACGCCGAGTACCTGTCCGAGGCCGGCGCGTTCGCGATGCCGACTTACCTGTCCATCACCTCGGTCGATCCCCGAAAGGCCGGGGTGCAGCCGCGGCCGGCCACCGGCATCCAGTTCGTCGGCGTCCCGGAGTTCCGTGAACTCGGCACCAAGGCATCGGAAACCCTGGCTTCGGTCATCGACGGCAGCACCTCCCTGGACGACGCGCTCGCCGAGATCCACGCAATGGCGGAGAAAGTCGCGGTGCAGTACCGGAAATGA